From the Methanobacterium spitsbergense genome, one window contains:
- the npdG gene encoding NADPH-dependent F420 reductase: MKIAIIGGTGGQGLGIAIRFVQAGEDVIIGSRAIEKAEKAVEKVKELLDMDKIPNLKAAENADGAKEADILILTVPLAAQRATLLSIKDNAAGKVLIDATGPLESAIGGSPTRCIYLSEGAASERAQKILPEANVICAFNNISSGALMNFPNPIDCDCLMSGDDLESKKTVAKLIEKIPGVQVVDCGPLERAQIIEKITPLLIGLNIKKTCKDAGIRITGIDPECKLY; encoded by the coding sequence ATGAAAATAGCAATAATTGGTGGAACTGGTGGACAGGGTTTAGGAATTGCCATACGCTTTGTACAAGCCGGAGAAGATGTTATAATAGGATCAAGAGCAATTGAAAAAGCTGAAAAAGCTGTAGAAAAAGTTAAAGAACTTTTAGACATGGATAAAATTCCCAATCTCAAAGCAGCTGAAAATGCTGATGGCGCAAAAGAAGCCGACATACTAATCTTAACTGTACCGCTAGCGGCTCAAAGAGCAACTCTCTTGTCTATAAAGGATAATGCAGCCGGAAAAGTATTAATAGATGCAACCGGACCACTTGAATCAGCTATTGGCGGATCACCAACCCGATGTATCTACCTATCCGAAGGAGCAGCTTCTGAAAGAGCACAAAAGATCCTACCCGAAGCCAACGTAATATGTGCATTCAACAACATCAGTTCAGGAGCCCTAATGAACTTCCCAAATCCCATAGACTGTGACTGTTTAATGTCAGGTGACGACCTTGAATCCAAAAAAACAGTCGCAAAACTAATCGAAAAAATACCCGGAGTACAAGTCGTAGACTGTGGACCACTAGAAAGAGCTCAAATCATCGAAAAAATCACACCCTTACTTATCGGACTAAACATCAAAAAAACCTGCAAAGACGCCGGAATAAGAATAACCGGAATAGACCCCGAATGCAAATTATACTAA
- a CDS encoding TetR/AcrR family transcriptional regulator, producing the protein MDTKSRIMEESFKLFLKKGFVDVSLNEIRKASNITTGGFYYHFDSKDTLLVAVIEKYIFDYFNSTIREIRDFEGTPKEKLKTVILSIIGETQLSESSEKIDYRTLHLLLMEGVQKYEIISKHYTEFYYNLLNFIKDVLDEGIAQDIIRRDIDSTEFATFIQTSMVGTVLMWIALPEMPLENRMNSNIDHLWNYITK; encoded by the coding sequence ATGGATACGAAATCTAGAATTATGGAAGAATCATTTAAATTATTTCTAAAAAAAGGATTTGTTGATGTTTCATTGAATGAAATTAGAAAAGCATCAAACATTACCACCGGCGGATTTTACTATCACTTTGACAGTAAAGACACTCTCCTAGTCGCAGTGATTGAAAAATACATATTTGACTATTTTAATTCAACCATACGAGAAATTAGAGATTTTGAAGGCACACCCAAAGAAAAACTAAAAACAGTGATATTATCAATCATAGGTGAAACACAATTATCTGAAAGTTCTGAAAAAATAGATTATAGGACATTACACTTACTATTAATGGAAGGTGTACAAAAATACGAAATAATAAGCAAACATTACACAGAATTTTATTACAACTTGTTAAACTTCATTAAAGATGTACTCGATGAGGGTATAGCCCAGGATATTATCAGACGGGATATTGATTCAACTGAATTTGCAACATTTATTCAAACTTCTATGGTTGGAACAGTCTTAATGTGGATAGCATTGCCTGAAATGCCATTAGAAAACAGAATGAATTCTAATATAGATCATTTATGGAATTATATTACAAAATAA
- a CDS encoding AI-2E family transporter, which yields MSYNLKKIAISTIIPLIIILTLLSLGILIPILTMVIFGAILAYYIRFISRKIKPYVKNNTLSVFLGIIVFTIPIVLLLYFTLTQFVLIAESSFGSLQQAATGNSTMNMTVINQAVNNLNLPSNLTQSIITAVQSGIKEFISFVASSVVAMISSIPSFAAQMLILIFSVFYFARDGDKVIQFITDVIPVKDNDFYHELFDSAEDVLKSIIVGNAIPAVILGVLSGILYYFLGYPYALLLAIISGIAMFIPIIGPWIVYGAIGIISILLGNTTQGILVIIFGWIIETTTDFYIRPKIAVQYSEIHPLVFLLGFIYGAVTMGIPGLFIGPLILGITYAAYKIYRKEKIKTKKS from the coding sequence ATGAGTTATAATTTAAAAAAAATAGCTATTTCAACAATAATACCTCTTATAATAATCTTAACACTTCTTTCACTGGGAATTTTAATCCCAATTTTGACTATGGTAATATTCGGTGCTATATTAGCATATTATATCCGATTTATATCCCGGAAAATCAAACCATATGTTAAAAATAACACTTTGTCTGTTTTTTTAGGTATAATAGTATTCACCATTCCCATAGTTTTATTGTTGTATTTTACTTTAACGCAGTTTGTACTTATAGCTGAATCTTCATTTGGCTCATTACAGCAAGCTGCTACTGGCAATTCTACTATGAACATGACTGTAATAAACCAAGCTGTAAATAATCTCAATCTTCCAAGTAATCTTACCCAAAGTATAATAACAGCTGTACAATCTGGAATTAAAGAATTTATTTCATTTGTTGCTAGCTCCGTAGTTGCCATGATAAGCTCAATTCCATCTTTTGCTGCCCAAATGCTCATATTAATTTTTTCAGTATTTTATTTTGCAAGAGATGGAGATAAAGTAATTCAATTTATAACAGATGTTATTCCGGTTAAAGATAATGATTTCTATCATGAATTGTTTGATAGTGCTGAAGATGTTTTAAAAAGCATAATTGTCGGTAATGCTATTCCTGCAGTAATCCTTGGAGTACTCTCTGGAATTTTATATTACTTCCTAGGATATCCTTATGCACTATTATTAGCTATCATAAGTGGAATAGCCATGTTTATACCCATTATTGGTCCATGGATCGTGTATGGTGCCATTGGAATTATCAGTATACTCCTTGGGAACACCACACAAGGTATATTGGTGATTATATTTGGTTGGATAATAGAAACAACAACAGACTTTTACATAAGACCCAAGATTGCTGTTCAATATTCTGAAATACATCCATTGGTATTTTTATTAGGATTCATTTATGGTGCGGTGACTATGGGTATTCCTGGACTATTTATAGGGCCATTAATATTGGGAATAACTTATGCGGCTTATAAAATCTATAGAAAAGAAAAAATAAAAACAAAAAAGTCATGA
- a CDS encoding NAD(P)-dependent alcohol dehydrogenase, which yields MKGLAMLKIGEIGWIEKDKPKCGPRDAIVKPLALAPCTSDVHTVWEGAIGDRHDMILGHEALGVVDEVGNEVKDFKPGDRVIVPAITPDWDSEAVQRGFPSQSGGALGGWKFSNFKDGVFGEYFHVNLADNNLAHLPEGMSLESAVMITDMMTTGFMAAENAEIGMGATVAVLGIGPVGLCGVAGAALRGAGRIFAVGTRPKAIEVAKEYGATDIISYKDGDTAEQILEATDGAGVDAVIVSGGGPDILIDALKMAKAGSKIANNNYYGKGVGEKDTIPLCRVNWGFGMADKDIVTGLCPGGRVRMERLADIISYGRMDPSLMATHVYKGFDKLEEALLLMKDKPRDLIKPVVLLDE from the coding sequence ATGAAAGGACTTGCAATGTTAAAAATAGGGGAAATTGGATGGATAGAAAAAGATAAACCAAAATGCGGCCCAAGAGATGCTATTGTTAAACCTTTAGCTCTAGCACCATGTACTTCTGATGTACACACTGTATGGGAAGGAGCAATAGGTGACAGACATGACATGATTTTAGGACATGAAGCTTTAGGAGTAGTAGACGAAGTAGGAAACGAAGTTAAAGATTTCAAACCAGGCGATAGGGTAATTGTACCAGCTATAACTCCTGACTGGGATTCGGAAGCTGTTCAACGTGGTTTTCCTTCACAAAGTGGTGGAGCTTTAGGTGGTTGGAAATTCTCTAACTTTAAAGATGGCGTATTCGGAGAATACTTCCATGTTAACCTAGCAGATAACAACCTAGCACATCTACCCGAAGGAATGTCATTAGAATCAGCGGTTATGATTACTGATATGATGACTACTGGTTTTATGGCTGCTGAAAACGCCGAAATTGGAATGGGGGCCACTGTAGCAGTTCTAGGTATTGGACCAGTTGGACTTTGCGGTGTAGCCGGTGCAGCATTAAGGGGTGCTGGAAGAATATTTGCCGTTGGTACCAGACCTAAAGCTATTGAAGTAGCTAAAGAATATGGTGCTACAGATATAATCAGCTACAAAGACGGAGACACCGCAGAACAAATACTTGAAGCAACAGATGGCGCAGGAGTTGACGCAGTAATCGTATCAGGCGGAGGTCCCGATATACTAATAGACGCATTAAAAATGGCTAAAGCAGGATCAAAAATTGCTAACAATAACTACTATGGTAAAGGAGTCGGTGAAAAAGATACCATACCACTTTGTCGTGTAAATTGGGGATTCGGTATGGCCGATAAAGATATAGTCACAGGTCTTTGCCCTGGTGGAAGAGTTAGAATGGAAAGACTAGCAGATATTATAAGTTACGGACGTATGGATCCGTCTCTCATGGCTACTCATGTCTACAAAGGTTTTGACAAATTAGAAGAAGCACTCCTCCTAATGAAAGACAAACCAAGAGACTTAATCAAACCAGTCGTCCTTTTAGACGAATAA
- a CDS encoding acetate uptake transporter gives MGEEETATITIDGQKLLKHNPANPAPLGLVATGMTLILLSFSYAGFYELSSVILAMVLAFGGTIDLIVGAMEYKNGNTFATLAFGAFGSFWYSFAILLILPKLNLASAPNSASLAAYLFLWGVWTAGMFVATLRISRGFQILFSTLTLLFFVLGLGALTGNSTINIIGGYVGIFVGLLAFYLGMAEVINEIYGNRVLPT, from the coding sequence ATGGGTGAAGAAGAAACTGCCACCATAACTATAGATGGCCAGAAGCTATTAAAACATAACCCTGCAAATCCGGCCCCTTTAGGACTGGTTGCTACTGGAATGACCTTAATTCTATTAAGTTTTTCTTATGCTGGATTTTATGAGTTAAGCAGTGTGATATTGGCTATGGTACTGGCATTTGGTGGAACTATAGACTTAATTGTAGGTGCAATGGAATACAAGAATGGAAATACTTTCGCCACACTTGCATTTGGTGCATTTGGATCTTTCTGGTACTCCTTTGCAATACTACTAATTTTACCCAAATTAAATCTGGCATCTGCACCTAATTCAGCATCACTCGCAGCATATTTATTCTTGTGGGGTGTTTGGACTGCTGGAATGTTTGTAGCAACACTTAGAATAAGTCGTGGATTCCAAATACTATTCTCTACACTAACATTACTGTTCTTCGTATTAGGATTAGGCGCATTAACCGGAAACAGCACCATAAACATAATTGGTGGTTATGTGGGAATATTTGTCGGATTACTAGCATTCTACTTGGGAATGGCAGAGGTTATAAACGAAATCTATGGGAATAGGGTTCTACCAACCTGA
- the sfsA gene encoding DNA/RNA nuclease SfsA, which produces MKIENLICGRFIERPNRFLVTFEVEQGSGITEMAHLRDPGRLKELLIPNVKLLLRKAISKQKRKTNYDVIAVFNCDIWVLLNSGFHSDIAAELIESGNIKELSNYCIERREYTYGKSRIDFLLTNTENKKMLLEVKGCTLVDGKLAKFPDAPTIRGKKHLDELTFSINDGFKSSVLFLILRDDAIEFTPNMEMDPDFSYALKKAETKGVNIVAYSFENIYKKDSMEIIPFKRLNLRMDF; this is translated from the coding sequence ATGAAAATAGAGAATTTAATTTGTGGAAGATTTATTGAAAGGCCCAATAGGTTTTTAGTTACATTTGAAGTTGAACAAGGATCAGGTATAACTGAGATGGCACATCTAAGAGATCCTGGTCGACTTAAGGAACTTTTAATTCCAAATGTTAAACTTCTTCTTAGAAAGGCAATTTCAAAACAGAAAAGAAAGACAAATTATGATGTTATAGCAGTTTTTAATTGTGATATTTGGGTTTTATTAAATTCTGGATTTCACAGTGATATAGCAGCAGAACTAATAGAATCTGGTAATATAAAAGAATTATCCAATTATTGTATAGAGAGACGAGAGTATACGTATGGTAAAAGTAGAATTGATTTTTTGTTAACAAACACTGAAAATAAGAAAATGTTACTTGAAGTCAAGGGATGTACATTAGTAGACGGGAAACTTGCCAAGTTTCCAGATGCACCTACCATAAGAGGTAAAAAACACCTTGATGAATTAACTTTTTCAATAAATGATGGATTTAAATCTTCAGTACTTTTCCTGATATTGAGGGATGATGCAATTGAATTCACTCCAAATATGGAAATGGATCCAGATTTTTCTTATGCATTAAAAAAAGCAGAGACTAAGGGTGTCAATATAGTTGCTTATTCATTTGAAAATATCTATAAAAAAGATTCAATGGAAATAATTCCCTTTAAAAGATTAAATTTAAGAATGGATTTTTAA
- a CDS encoding potassium channel family protein → MFVVFEVIRENFPKLIKRPLTRILILVVAVIAYGTIGFHFIESQNWTVSIYWTFVTIGTVGYGDYAPKTPLGMYFTITLLVMGIGTFAVAIESIVEVITSKQQMKIMGLINVKRSKHIVICGWTESTVECIKEIGKDNEVFILDENEGVRKNALKNGVNFVQGDPTRVKDLNKANVRGAKAVIVDMESDSHTIHCILGIRKIDPNVRIIAEAQRYENIDQIKLAGANQVISPFVISGRLMYKSIDGGYEAMFVQDVLAEHKEREMREVIVGSTSYFAGKSVREADLHHKTGIVLVGIGKQGKLTIDPPRDLIIDVGDIILGIGKPSEFERFKKEEFPNEIS, encoded by the coding sequence ATGTTTGTTGTATTTGAAGTTATAAGGGAAAATTTCCCAAAGTTAATAAAAAGACCACTCACGCGCATTTTAATACTGGTTGTGGCCGTAATTGCTTATGGAACCATTGGATTCCATTTCATTGAAAGCCAAAATTGGACTGTGTCGATTTACTGGACATTTGTAACCATAGGTACTGTCGGTTACGGTGATTATGCTCCCAAAACTCCATTGGGAATGTATTTTACCATTACATTATTGGTTATGGGTATTGGAACGTTTGCTGTGGCAATAGAATCCATTGTTGAAGTGATAACCAGTAAACAACAGATGAAGATTATGGGGCTGATTAACGTGAAAAGATCAAAGCATATTGTAATTTGTGGTTGGACAGAAAGTACTGTTGAATGTATAAAAGAAATTGGTAAGGACAATGAAGTTTTTATTCTTGACGAAAATGAAGGAGTTCGTAAAAACGCACTGAAAAACGGAGTTAATTTCGTTCAAGGAGACCCAACCAGAGTAAAGGATCTTAACAAAGCCAATGTCAGGGGCGCTAAAGCAGTTATAGTTGATATGGAATCAGATTCCCATACAATCCATTGTATACTGGGAATAAGAAAAATTGATCCTAATGTCCGGATAATTGCTGAAGCACAACGTTATGAAAATATTGATCAGATAAAACTGGCAGGTGCGAACCAAGTAATATCCCCATTTGTAATTTCAGGACGACTAATGTACAAAAGTATTGATGGAGGATACGAAGCCATGTTTGTGCAGGATGTGCTTGCAGAACACAAAGAAAGGGAAATGAGAGAAGTTATAGTTGGATCTACCAGTTATTTCGCCGGTAAAAGTGTTAGAGAAGCGGATTTACACCATAAAACAGGGATTGTGCTGGTTGGTATTGGAAAACAAGGAAAATTAACCATAGACCCCCCACGTGACTTAATAATAGATGTAGGGGACATAATACTTGGAATTGGTAAACCATCCGAGTTTGAAAGATTCAAAAAAGAAGAATTTCCAAATGAAATTTCATAA
- a CDS encoding NAD(P)/FAD-dependent oxidoreductase: MNRCDVLIIGAGPAGLFAANELAGKLEVVIVDKGRGLNERRCDALSNGSCRKCFPCNITGGLGGAGGLSDGKLNLRPDIGGNLEEFVSTEEAWSIINEIDQTFLKHGAPEEIYAPDKDKISPILKEAAAIGINFIPIVQRHMGSDKTPPIINSIKDELEDKGVQFMLETEVLDIIVDEKVKGAKLKNYGEGIFEIYCNYLIAAPGRIGAKWLSNQTDKLGIPVKHNPVDVGVRVELPQIVMDDVTTINWDPKFHIITKTYDDFVRTFCVCNHGFVVEEVYDDFMGVNGHSMRDKLSDNTNFAFLVRVELTEPIENTSDYAFSIATITNTLGGGKPLLQRLGDLRRGRRSTWRRLERSNVVPTFDCVTPGDIAMALPHRVVVDIIEGLEALDKVMPGVASDSTLLYAPEIKLYAMRLEMNKNMKTRIEGLYAAGDGAGVSRGIVGAAATGIIAARDIIKKNI, translated from the coding sequence ATGAATAGATGTGATGTTCTGATTATAGGTGCAGGACCTGCAGGTCTTTTTGCAGCAAATGAATTGGCAGGAAAGCTTGAAGTTGTTATAGTGGATAAAGGTCGAGGTTTGAATGAAAGGAGATGTGATGCTCTCTCTAATGGAAGTTGCAGAAAATGTTTTCCATGTAACATAACCGGAGGATTAGGTGGTGCTGGAGGTCTTTCAGATGGTAAACTTAATCTAAGACCCGATATAGGAGGAAACCTTGAAGAATTTGTTAGTACTGAAGAAGCTTGGAGTATTATTAATGAAATTGACCAAACGTTCCTTAAACATGGTGCACCTGAAGAGATTTACGCACCTGATAAAGATAAAATCTCCCCTATTCTAAAGGAGGCAGCAGCTATAGGAATAAATTTTATACCTATAGTACAGCGACATATGGGTTCTGACAAAACTCCCCCGATTATAAATTCTATAAAAGATGAACTTGAAGATAAAGGCGTTCAATTCATGCTGGAAACCGAAGTTTTGGACATAATTGTTGATGAAAAAGTGAAGGGTGCAAAGCTAAAGAATTATGGAGAAGGTATTTTTGAAATTTATTGTAACTATTTAATTGCAGCTCCAGGAAGAATCGGGGCTAAATGGTTGTCGAATCAAACAGATAAACTTGGGATTCCTGTGAAACATAATCCTGTTGATGTGGGTGTAAGGGTGGAGCTGCCTCAAATAGTGATGGATGATGTAACCACGATAAACTGGGATCCAAAATTCCATATAATAACCAAGACTTATGATGATTTTGTTAGGACTTTTTGTGTTTGTAATCATGGATTTGTAGTTGAAGAGGTTTATGATGATTTTATGGGTGTGAATGGTCATTCAATGAGAGATAAATTATCAGATAATACAAACTTTGCATTTTTAGTTAGGGTGGAATTAACCGAACCAATTGAGAATACTTCTGATTATGCATTTTCTATTGCAACAATTACCAACACCCTTGGTGGAGGAAAACCACTTCTTCAAAGATTAGGAGATCTCCGAAGAGGAAGAAGATCTACTTGGAGGAGACTTGAAAGAAGTAATGTTGTGCCGACATTTGACTGTGTAACTCCAGGGGATATTGCAATGGCACTTCCACATAGGGTGGTGGTGGATATTATAGAAGGTCTTGAAGCCTTAGATAAAGTAATGCCTGGTGTTGCTTCTGATTCAACTCTTCTTTACGCACCTGAGATAAAATTATATGCAATGAGATTGGAAATGAATAAAAATATGAAAACAAGAATTGAAGGGCTTTATGCTGCTGGAGACGGTGCAGGAGTATCTAGAGGAATTGTTGGGGCAGCTGCCACAGGAATTATAGCTGCAAGGGACATTATTAAAAAAAACATATAA
- a CDS encoding aspartate dehydrogenase yields MMVGILGCGAIANIITNFASEGKLGVDLKFFYDRDMERAENLASQVDGIVVLNINDMLDQVDLVIESASPQAVMEVVPHILERGKDVIVMSLGALMDPALRNHLDEIAKQNNSKIYAPSGAVVGLDGIKAASIGKIREVSLVTRKPPKSLGISTDKETILYEGKARDAVRKFPVNINVAAALTIACGKEVDVKIIADPAVDRNCHEVHVVGDFGELKTTTQNIRCATNPKTSILAAYSAIKLLKSLNENLKILT; encoded by the coding sequence GTGATGGTCGGAATATTAGGATGTGGTGCTATAGCAAATATAATCACTAATTTTGCATCGGAGGGAAAGCTGGGTGTTGATCTAAAATTTTTTTATGATAGGGATATGGAAAGAGCAGAAAACCTGGCATCCCAAGTAGATGGGATAGTAGTACTCAATATAAACGATATGTTGGATCAGGTTGATCTGGTGATTGAAAGTGCATCTCCCCAAGCTGTGATGGAGGTCGTTCCACACATTCTCGAAAGAGGAAAAGATGTGATTGTCATGAGTTTGGGGGCATTGATGGATCCTGCTCTTAGAAATCATCTAGATGAGATAGCCAAACAAAATAACTCAAAGATATACGCACCTTCTGGAGCCGTTGTAGGTTTAGACGGCATCAAAGCTGCTTCCATCGGTAAGATCCGTGAAGTAAGCCTGGTCACACGAAAGCCCCCTAAATCTCTAGGAATCTCAACAGATAAGGAAACAATATTATACGAAGGCAAAGCAAGAGATGCGGTGCGTAAATTTCCAGTAAACATTAATGTGGCTGCTGCTTTAACTATTGCCTGCGGTAAGGAAGTGGATGTAAAAATCATAGCTGACCCTGCTGTGGACCGCAACTGCCATGAGGTTCATGTAGTGGGTGATTTTGGGGAGCTTAAAACTACTACCCAAAATATTAGATGTGCCACCAATCCGAAAACAAGTATTTTAGCCGCTTATTCTGCAATTAAACTCCTTAAAAGTTTAAACGAAAATCTTAAGATCCTAACCTAA
- the cfbD gene encoding Ni-sirohydrochlorin a,c-diamide reductive cyclase catalytic subunit — translation MHPRPSPIAASLYTLRDMNADVIILHGPHGCCFRTGRLLENDGVRIVTTAMSENDFIFGASEKLEETLNKVDEMFSPKLVGVVGTCVSMIIGEDMKEAVKNADIKAKVVTVESHGGLGEGDNTEGAIAVLNAAAKEGIIPSNEMERQNKMLQLATEIEKTRGMAQGQYIKPSYGDNKVKVAKLLIDAIKKGDKIAIILNAKKETSYLFSDILKIQFEKIKPNINITLIANLDDKIGFPRIRQHAVNIKKELSNNGISIDYITGGLDEYPVTGKKAVEILKEEKFDVIVVAGVPHALPIEEIETTSIAITDGPRLVEPLKKIGYNYVVTELDAHAKTLGTDNIVPSDFGDSLRGLMDIE, via the coding sequence TTGCATCCAAGACCAAGCCCAATAGCCGCGTCTTTATACACATTAAGAGATATGAATGCTGATGTAATCATATTACACGGCCCACATGGCTGTTGTTTTAGAACAGGCCGTCTTCTGGAAAATGATGGTGTAAGAATTGTAACTACTGCAATGTCTGAAAATGATTTTATATTCGGAGCCTCTGAAAAACTTGAAGAAACACTGAATAAAGTAGATGAAATGTTCTCACCAAAGCTTGTTGGAGTTGTTGGGACATGTGTTAGTATGATCATTGGCGAAGATATGAAAGAAGCTGTAAAAAATGCCGATATAAAAGCAAAAGTGGTTACTGTAGAATCTCACGGAGGACTGGGAGAAGGTGACAACACAGAAGGTGCGATTGCAGTCTTAAATGCAGCAGCAAAGGAAGGAATTATACCATCAAATGAAATGGAGCGTCAGAACAAAATGCTCCAACTCGCTACAGAGATTGAGAAAACACGAGGAATGGCCCAAGGACAATATATAAAACCATCTTATGGCGATAATAAAGTCAAAGTTGCAAAATTGTTAATTGATGCCATAAAAAAGGGCGATAAAATAGCAATAATTCTCAATGCCAAAAAAGAAACTTCCTACCTTTTTTCAGATATACTAAAAATTCAATTTGAAAAAATCAAGCCAAATATCAATATAACTCTCATTGCAAACCTCGATGATAAGATCGGCTTTCCACGAATAAGGCAACATGCAGTAAATATTAAAAAAGAGCTCTCAAATAATGGGATTAGCATAGATTACATTACAGGCGGTTTAGATGAATATCCTGTAACTGGTAAAAAAGCTGTAGAAATTTTAAAGGAAGAAAAATTTGATGTTATAGTTGTTGCTGGAGTTCCACATGCATTGCCTATAGAAGAAATCGAAACAACTTCAATTGCTATTACTGACGGTCCTAGGCTTGTTGAACCACTTAAAAAAATAGGATACAACTACGTTGTGACAGAATTAGATGCCCATGCTAAAACACTTGGAACAGACAATATTGTACCATCAGATTTTGGAGATTCTCTCAGAGGTTTGATGGATATTGAATGA
- a CDS encoding TetR/AcrR family transcriptional regulator, protein MDTKSRIMEESFKLFLKKGFVDVSLNEIRKASNITTGGFYYHFDSKDTLLVAVIEKYIFNYFNSTIRQIRDFEGTPKEKLKTVILSIIGDDITINKSTKLCESSEKIDYRTLHLLLFEGVQKYEIISKHYTEFYYNLLNFIKDVLDEGIAQDIIRRDIDSTEFATFIQTSMVGTVLMWIALPEMPLENRMNSNIDHLWNYITK, encoded by the coding sequence ATGGATACGAAATCTAGAATTATGGAAGAATCATTTAAATTATTTCTAAAAAAAGGATTTGTTGATGTTTCATTGAATGAAATTAGAAAAGCATCAAACATTACCACCGGCGGATTTTACTATCACTTTGACAGTAAAGACACTCTCCTAGTCGCAGTGATTGAAAAATACATATTTAACTATTTTAATTCAACCATACGACAAATTAGAGATTTCGAAGGCACACCCAAAGAAAAACTAAAAACAGTGATATTATCAATCATAGGCGACGATATAACCATTAACAAAAGTACAAAATTGTGTGAAAGCTCTGAAAAAATAGATTATAGGACATTACATTTACTATTATTTGAAGGTGTTCAAAAATACGAAATAATAAGCAAACATTACACAGAATTTTATTACAACTTGTTAAACTTCATTAAAGATGTACTCGATGAGGGTATAGCCCAGGATATTATCAGACGGGATATTGATTCAACTGAATTTGCAACATTTATTCAAACTTCTATGGTTGGAACAGTCTTAATGTGGATAGCATTGCCTGAAATGCCATTAGAAAACAGAATGAATTCTAATATAGATCATTTATGGAATTATATTACAAAATAA
- a CDS encoding putative quinol monooxygenase has protein sequence MIIVTATITANPGERDKIITKSQDLIESTRLESGCISYNLYASTEGDDILLMLEQWENLEVLETHMQTEHFKAFGVAIENFLARKLDIAVYSADKK, from the coding sequence ATGATCATAGTAACAGCCACAATAACAGCTAATCCTGGTGAGAGGGATAAAATCATTACAAAATCTCAAGATTTAATTGAATCAACTCGTTTAGAATCGGGTTGTATCAGTTATAATTTATATGCAAGCACTGAAGGTGATGATATCCTACTGATGCTCGAACAATGGGAAAATCTAGAAGTATTAGAAACGCATATGCAAACTGAACATTTCAAAGCATTTGGTGTGGCAATTGAAAATTTTTTAGCGAGAAAATTAGACATTGCTGTTTACTCAGCTGACAAAAAATGA